One genomic window of Arthrobacter sp. KBS0703 includes the following:
- the pafA gene encoding Pup--protein ligase, producing the protein MDKRIFGIETEFGISYSSPDSRPLAPEEVARYLFRKVVSWGRSSNVFLTNGSRLYLDVGSHPEYATAECDDLAQLIAHDRAGELILDDLVDEAQSRLAAEGFNGTVYLFKNNTDSAGNSYGSHENYLIPRRGEFTRLAEILIPFLVTRQLIAGAGKILKTPHGATYAFSQRADHIWEGVSSATTRSRPIINTRDEPHADAEFYRRLHVIVGDSNMSETTALLKVGTVDLILRMIEAGVIMRDMRMENPIRSIREISHDLSGRALVRLANGRQLTALEIQQEYLTKVTAFVQEHGAHNRHVPLILDLWGRTLRAIESGDTSTIDTEIDWAIKKKLMDSYRNRHGLGLDAPRIAQLDLTYHDISRSRGLYYLLQARGAVRRVTDETAIKDAVDAPPQTTRAKLRGDFVRRAQELGRDYTVDWVHLKLNDRAHQTILCKDPFRNVDERVDALLDSMG; encoded by the coding sequence ATGGACAAGAGGATCTTCGGTATTGAGACCGAATTCGGCATCTCCTATTCGAGCCCTGATTCGCGCCCGCTCGCGCCCGAGGAAGTGGCCCGGTACCTGTTCCGGAAGGTAGTCAGCTGGGGGCGCTCCTCGAATGTCTTTCTCACCAACGGGTCCCGCCTGTACCTCGATGTCGGCTCGCACCCGGAGTACGCCACCGCCGAATGCGATGACCTGGCCCAACTGATTGCCCACGACCGGGCCGGCGAACTCATTCTTGACGACCTCGTGGACGAAGCCCAGTCCAGGCTCGCGGCCGAGGGATTCAACGGCACGGTCTACCTGTTCAAGAACAACACGGACTCCGCCGGCAACTCCTACGGCAGCCACGAGAACTACCTCATACCGCGACGGGGCGAGTTCACCCGGCTGGCCGAAATCCTCATCCCGTTCCTTGTCACCCGCCAGCTCATCGCCGGCGCCGGCAAGATCCTCAAGACGCCCCATGGCGCCACCTACGCCTTCTCTCAGCGCGCTGACCACATCTGGGAGGGTGTCTCCTCCGCGACCACCCGCTCCCGCCCGATCATCAACACGCGTGACGAGCCGCACGCGGACGCCGAGTTCTACCGCCGCCTCCACGTGATTGTCGGCGACTCGAACATGTCGGAGACCACGGCACTGCTCAAGGTCGGCACCGTTGACCTGATCCTGCGCATGATTGAGGCCGGGGTGATCATGCGGGACATGCGGATGGAGAACCCCATCCGGAGCATCCGGGAGATTTCCCATGACCTGAGCGGCAGGGCACTGGTCCGGCTCGCCAACGGACGCCAGCTCACGGCGCTGGAGATCCAGCAGGAGTACCTCACCAAGGTCACCGCCTTCGTCCAGGAGCACGGCGCCCACAACCGGCACGTGCCCCTGATCCTGGATTTGTGGGGCCGGACCCTGCGTGCCATTGAAAGCGGCGACACGAGCACCATCGACACCGAAATCGACTGGGCCATCAAGAAAAAGCTCATGGACAGCTACCGCAACCGGCACGGGCTGGGGCTTGATGCACCGCGGATTGCCCAGCTGGACCTCACCTACCACGACATTTCGCGCAGCCGCGGCCTGTATTACCTCCTGCAGGCACGGGGTGCCGTCCGCAGGGTCACGGACGAGACCGCCATCAAGGATGCGGTCGACGCACCGCCGCAGACCACCCGGGCCAAGCTGCGCGGCGATTTCGTGCGCAGGGCCCAGGAGCTGGGACGCGATTACACCGTGGACTGGGTCCACCTGAAGCTCAATGACCGCGCCCACCAGACCATCCTCTGCAAGGACCCGTTCCGTAACGTCGACGAGCGCGTGGATGCGCTTCTGGACTCTATGGGCTGA
- a CDS encoding tRNA (adenine-N1)-methyltransferase — protein sequence MSSESAANGTSTAQPDAGTAGTGDQPVGAARRRGPFREGERVQLTDERGRMNTISLEAGGAFHTHRGFLNHDEIIGKVDGSVVVNNVGQQYQTLRPLLSDFVLSMPRGAAVVYPKDAGQIVTMADIFPGARVVEAGVGSGALSISLLRAVGDHGYLHSFERREEFAAIARGNVETIFGGPHPAWKISLGDFQEEVVRTEEPGSIDRVVLDMLAPWECLDAVATVLAPGGVWINYVATVTQLSRTAEAIRADGRFTEPDAWESMVRGWHLEGLAVRPDHRMVAHTGFLLVTRRLADGVTGISVKRRPSKTDFNEEDVNAWTPGAVGERLVSDKKLRRAARDAIAGTNVKDDPEITN from the coding sequence ATGAGCAGCGAATCTGCCGCCAACGGGACCAGCACTGCCCAGCCGGACGCCGGGACGGCCGGCACGGGGGATCAGCCGGTCGGCGCTGCCCGGCGGCGAGGCCCCTTCCGCGAAGGTGAACGCGTCCAGCTGACGGACGAGCGCGGGCGCATGAATACGATCAGCCTGGAAGCCGGCGGAGCGTTCCACACCCACCGCGGATTCCTGAACCACGACGAAATCATCGGCAAGGTTGACGGCTCCGTAGTGGTCAACAACGTGGGGCAGCAGTACCAGACCCTTCGGCCCCTGCTGTCCGACTTCGTCCTGTCGATGCCCCGCGGTGCCGCCGTGGTGTACCCCAAGGATGCCGGCCAGATCGTCACCATGGCGGACATCTTCCCCGGCGCCAGGGTGGTGGAAGCCGGCGTGGGATCCGGTGCGCTCTCCATCTCGCTGCTCCGCGCCGTAGGCGACCACGGCTACCTTCACTCCTTCGAACGCCGCGAGGAATTCGCCGCGATCGCCCGCGGCAACGTGGAAACCATCTTCGGCGGCCCGCATCCGGCCTGGAAAATCTCGCTGGGAGATTTCCAAGAGGAAGTGGTCCGGACTGAAGAACCCGGCTCGATCGACCGCGTGGTGCTCGACATGCTGGCCCCATGGGAATGCCTCGACGCCGTCGCCACGGTCCTCGCCCCGGGCGGCGTCTGGATCAACTACGTTGCCACTGTCACCCAGCTCTCGCGCACTGCCGAGGCCATCCGCGCGGACGGCCGCTTCACCGAACCGGATGCCTGGGAATCCATGGTCCGCGGCTGGCATCTTGAGGGCCTCGCGGTACGCCCGGACCACAGGATGGTCGCCCACACCGGCTTCCTGCTGGTCACCCGCCGTCTCGCCGACGGCGTCACCGGAATCTCCGTAAAGCGGCGCCCGTCCAAGACGGACTTCAACGAAGAGGACGTCAACGCCTGGACACCGGGCGCGGTGGGAGAACGCCTGGTTTCTGACAAGAAACTGCGGCGCGCGGCCAGGGACGCCATCGCGGGCACCAACGTCAAGGATGATCCGGAGATCACAAACTAG
- the prcA gene encoding proteasome subunit alpha, which produces MTQQFYVSPEQLMKDRADFARKGIARGRSVIVVSCEDGIALVAENPSPSLHKIGEIYDKIAFGAVGKYNEFESLRQAGVRYADVRGYSYDRDDVTARGLASVYAQSLGAVFTAEQKPFEVELAVAEVGASQDRDHLYRLTFDGSIADEHGFIVMGGQADKVSGAVEAGWHRNLSFAAAIRLAVKGLVTDKESPELPARALEVAVLDRGSESSRGTRRAFRRLSDVDVMELLAEEN; this is translated from the coding sequence ATGACCCAGCAGTTCTATGTCTCACCCGAACAGCTGATGAAGGACCGTGCGGACTTCGCACGGAAGGGCATCGCGCGGGGCCGGTCGGTGATCGTCGTGAGCTGCGAGGACGGCATCGCGCTCGTGGCCGAAAACCCGTCTCCCTCGCTCCACAAAATCGGCGAGATCTACGACAAAATCGCATTCGGGGCCGTCGGCAAGTACAACGAATTTGAAAGCCTCCGCCAGGCCGGGGTCCGTTACGCCGACGTCCGCGGGTATTCCTACGACCGCGACGACGTGACCGCGCGGGGCCTCGCCAGCGTCTACGCGCAGAGCCTGGGTGCCGTCTTCACTGCGGAGCAGAAGCCCTTCGAGGTGGAGCTAGCCGTGGCAGAGGTGGGAGCGTCCCAGGACCGCGACCACCTCTACCGGCTGACGTTCGACGGCTCGATCGCCGACGAGCACGGCTTCATCGTGATGGGCGGGCAGGCCGACAAAGTCTCAGGCGCGGTAGAGGCCGGCTGGCACCGTAATCTTTCCTTCGCGGCGGCCATCCGCCTCGCCGTGAAGGGCCTAGTGACGGACAAGGAGTCGCCCGAGCTCCCGGCAAGGGCCCTGGAGGTGGCCGTGCTGGACCGCGGCTCCGAAAGCAGCAGGGGAACCCGCCGGGCCTTCCGCAGGTTGTCCGACGTCGACGTCATGGAACTGCTGGCTGAGGAGAACTGA
- the arc gene encoding proteasome ATPase yields the protein METPNNDSVPTPAEQAANELSVADRQVNILRDKLRHIDRQLAAATQNNTKLVAMLETAKSEILRLKNALDQEGQPPYSFGTILQLNPRRQATAGSSGQAATEESVDIFNAGRKMRVGISPLVNMNQLAVGQEVLLNEALLVVAGLGYERAGELVTLKELLGPDRALVLGRADEERVIRLAGPLLAEKLRVGDALSIDSRTGYALEKVPRSEVENLVLEEVPDITYEDIGGLGPQIEQIRDAIELPFLHPDLYREHGLKAPKGILLYGPPGCGKTLIAKAVANSLAARAAERSGNIDLKSYFLNIKGPELLDKYVGETERHIRLIFSRAREKASDGSPVVVFFDEMDSLFRTRGTGISSDVETTIVPQLLSEIDGVERLDNVIVIGASNREDMIDPAILRPGRLDVKVKIQRPDAEAAADIFKKYITPDLPFHEDDLAEHEGDVQATVDAMIQRTVEAMYSTEKSNEYLEVTYANGDTEMLYFKDFNSGAVVQNVVDRAKKYAIKDLLTTQQKGLRIDHLLRAVVDEFREHEDMPNTTNPDDWARISGKKGERITYIRTIVQGKAGQEPGKSIETMPSTGQYL from the coding sequence ATGGAGACGCCGAACAACGACTCCGTACCTACGCCGGCCGAGCAGGCGGCCAACGAGCTGTCTGTCGCGGACCGGCAGGTCAACATCCTCCGGGATAAGCTGCGGCATATCGACCGTCAGTTGGCGGCTGCCACGCAGAACAACACCAAGCTCGTGGCGATGCTGGAAACGGCAAAATCGGAAATCCTGAGGCTGAAGAACGCCCTTGACCAGGAGGGGCAGCCGCCGTACAGCTTCGGCACCATCCTCCAGCTGAACCCCAGAAGACAGGCCACCGCCGGCAGCAGCGGCCAGGCCGCCACCGAGGAATCGGTGGATATTTTCAACGCCGGCCGGAAAATGCGGGTGGGCATCAGCCCGCTGGTCAACATGAACCAGCTTGCCGTCGGCCAGGAAGTCCTCCTGAACGAGGCACTCCTGGTGGTGGCAGGCCTCGGGTACGAACGCGCCGGGGAACTCGTCACGCTCAAGGAACTGCTGGGCCCGGACCGTGCGCTGGTCCTTGGCCGGGCGGACGAAGAGCGCGTGATCCGGCTCGCCGGGCCGCTCCTGGCGGAGAAGCTCCGCGTGGGCGATGCGCTGTCCATCGACTCCCGCACCGGCTATGCCCTGGAAAAGGTCCCGCGGTCCGAGGTGGAAAACCTCGTCCTCGAGGAAGTTCCGGACATCACGTACGAGGACATCGGCGGCCTGGGCCCGCAGATCGAACAGATCCGCGACGCCATCGAGCTGCCGTTCCTGCACCCCGACCTGTACCGCGAACACGGGCTTAAGGCGCCCAAGGGCATCCTGCTGTACGGCCCTCCCGGCTGCGGCAAGACGCTGATCGCCAAGGCCGTGGCGAATTCCCTCGCGGCCCGCGCGGCCGAACGCTCCGGCAACATCGACCTGAAGAGCTACTTCCTCAACATCAAGGGCCCGGAGCTCCTCGACAAGTACGTCGGCGAAACCGAACGCCACATCAGGCTGATCTTTTCCCGGGCCCGGGAGAAGGCCTCGGACGGCAGCCCCGTCGTGGTGTTCTTCGATGAGATGGATTCCCTGTTCCGCACCCGCGGCACGGGCATCTCGTCCGACGTCGAAACCACCATCGTTCCGCAGCTCCTCAGCGAAATCGACGGCGTGGAACGGCTGGACAACGTGATTGTCATCGGCGCGTCGAACCGCGAGGACATGATTGACCCCGCCATCCTGCGTCCCGGCCGCCTGGACGTGAAGGTCAAGATCCAGCGTCCCGACGCGGAAGCGGCGGCCGACATCTTCAAGAAGTACATCACCCCCGACCTTCCGTTCCATGAGGACGACCTCGCCGAGCACGAGGGCGACGTGCAGGCAACCGTCGACGCCATGATCCAGCGGACCGTCGAAGCCATGTACTCCACGGAAAAGTCCAACGAGTACCTCGAGGTCACCTATGCCAACGGCGATACCGAGATGCTGTACTTCAAGGACTTCAACTCCGGCGCAGTGGTGCAGAACGTCGTGGACCGTGCCAAGAAATATGCCATCAAGGATCTGCTGACCACGCAGCAGAAGGGCCTGCGGATCGACCACCTGCTCCGCGCGGTGGTCGATGAGTTCCGCGAGCATGAGGACATGCCGAACACCACCAACCCGGATGACTGGGCACGCATCTCGGGCAAGAAGGGTGAGCGCATCACGTACATCCGCACGATCGTCCAGGGCAAGGCCGGGCAGGAGCCAGGCAAATCCATCGAGACGATGCCCAGCACGGGCCAGTACCTGTGA
- a CDS encoding HAD family phosphatase — MQSSAAQPLLKAVLWDMDGTIVDTEPYWIEAEHGLVEAHGGTWSHEQAMQLVGQSLVHSAGILQRAGVQLEVREIIDTLTAQVISRVRRHVPWRPGARELLDELFTAGVRCALVTMSETPLAREIVESLPRPYFEFLVTGDTVTQGKPHPEAYLKAVELLQRQDPGLTAAHCVALEDSAPGVAAAVASGAVTVAIPHIVPLPEDPRRAMWDSLENRTVADLEELVALRHGTHARASTLDSVN; from the coding sequence ATGCAATCTTCTGCCGCACAGCCCCTGCTCAAAGCCGTTTTATGGGACATGGACGGCACCATCGTCGACACCGAACCCTACTGGATTGAGGCCGAACACGGCCTCGTTGAGGCCCATGGCGGAACGTGGTCCCATGAGCAGGCCATGCAGCTCGTAGGCCAATCGCTGGTCCATTCCGCCGGCATCCTGCAGCGTGCCGGCGTGCAGCTGGAGGTCCGGGAAATCATCGACACGCTGACGGCGCAGGTCATCAGCCGGGTGCGTCGCCACGTCCCGTGGCGGCCCGGTGCCCGCGAACTCCTCGATGAACTTTTCACCGCCGGCGTGCGTTGTGCCCTTGTGACCATGTCAGAGACACCCCTCGCCCGGGAGATCGTTGAGAGCCTTCCGCGGCCCTACTTCGAGTTCCTGGTGACCGGCGACACCGTCACGCAGGGCAAACCGCACCCGGAGGCGTATCTCAAGGCCGTCGAACTGCTGCAGCGCCAAGACCCCGGGCTCACCGCGGCACACTGCGTGGCCCTGGAGGACTCAGCCCCCGGCGTCGCGGCCGCCGTGGCGTCCGGAGCGGTGACGGTCGCCATTCCGCACATCGTGCCGCTGCCCGAAGATCCCCGCCGGGCCATGTGGGATTCCCTGGAAAACCGCACCGTGGCAGACCTTGAGGAGCTTGTTGCGCTTCGGCACGGGACCCATGCCCGCGCCTCAACGCTGGACAGCGTCAACTAA
- a CDS encoding PAC2 family protein, with amino-acid sequence MNSFDDGDTTEPAAEPETEQLLQPVPEGQRITVMLAAFEGWNDAGEAASDALRYLNKLWGGKKVGSIDADEYYDFQFTRPTVRRTASGERKIKWPSTRIYKASAPGTNVDVIFIQGTEPSYKWRAYTAELLVHAEALHVDYVILVGALLADVPHSRPIPVSTSTDDSALRERLNLEASQYEGPVGIVGVLSEVSLLAGIPTVSLWAAVPHYVAQAPSPKAQLALLNRIEELLQVPLDTHELAEESDAWERGVNELATEDPEIAAYVRQLEEAKDTADLPEASGESIAREFERYLKRRGKDKP; translated from the coding sequence ATGAATAGCTTCGACGACGGAGACACCACCGAACCGGCCGCCGAGCCTGAGACGGAGCAGCTGCTGCAGCCCGTTCCCGAGGGCCAGCGCATCACGGTGATGCTGGCTGCCTTCGAAGGCTGGAACGATGCCGGGGAAGCCGCCAGCGATGCGCTGCGCTACCTGAACAAGCTCTGGGGCGGCAAGAAGGTCGGATCCATTGATGCCGACGAGTACTACGACTTCCAGTTCACCCGGCCCACGGTCAGGCGCACGGCGTCCGGCGAGCGGAAGATCAAGTGGCCGTCCACCCGGATCTACAAGGCCAGCGCGCCCGGGACCAACGTGGACGTGATTTTCATCCAGGGCACCGAACCGTCGTACAAATGGCGGGCCTATACGGCAGAGCTGCTGGTTCATGCCGAAGCCCTCCACGTGGACTACGTGATCCTTGTGGGTGCACTGCTCGCGGACGTGCCGCACAGCCGGCCCATCCCGGTCAGCACCTCAACCGATGACAGCGCCCTGCGCGAGCGGCTGAACCTGGAGGCCTCGCAGTACGAAGGTCCCGTGGGCATCGTGGGAGTGCTCTCCGAGGTGTCCCTGCTTGCGGGCATTCCCACCGTGTCCCTCTGGGCCGCAGTGCCCCACTACGTGGCGCAGGCTCCGTCGCCCAAGGCCCAGCTCGCCCTCCTTAACCGCATCGAGGAACTGCTGCAGGTACCGCTTGATACCCATGAGCTGGCCGAGGAGTCCGATGCCTGGGAGCGCGGCGTCAACGAACTGGCCACCGAAGACCCGGAAATCGCGGCATACGTGCGGCAGCTGGAAGAAGCGAAAGACACCGCCGACCTTCCTGAGGCCAGCGGCGAGTCCATCGCCCGGGAATTCGAGCGCTACCTCAAGCGCAGGGGTAAGGATAAGCCTTAG
- the dop gene encoding depupylase/deamidase Dop — MRVMGSETEYGIHAPSAPGANATMMSARVVQAYAQVTRLRAAGGAETRWDYTDEEPLHDARGWTLERGQAHPSQLTDQPPVLDAEAVALAYGRDELELDGEDESGSLLMNMVLGNGARLYVDHAHPEYSSPEVTNPAAAVAWDAAGDLVALSAVRRLAADTELPAVNLYKNNTDNKSVSYGSHENYLMPRSVPFGDIVRGLTPFFVTRQIICGSGRVGIGQDSSRPGYQISQRADFFEAEVGLETTIRRPIINTRDEPHATADKYRRLHVIIGDANLSQVSNYLKFGTTAMVLSLIEAGLAPKIEVHEPVAALQAVSHDTSLTAKIRLLDGRRVTALDLQWMYHEAAAKLAQDTGVADAVDGDGHTHAVLDRWAATLTQLDSDRAAAATSVEWLAKLSILEGYRQRDGLDWDDARLGLVDLQWADIRPEKGLYYRLLARGRMQRIVNDADIAAAVTEPPSDTRAYFRGRCVSSFSKDVVGASWDSVIFDVPGYGRLQRVPTREPLRGTKALTGPLFARHREAGPFLAELLGSAPAPPPA; from the coding sequence ATGCGGGTGATGGGGTCGGAAACCGAATACGGCATCCATGCGCCGTCCGCTCCGGGGGCCAACGCCACCATGATGTCGGCGCGGGTGGTCCAGGCCTATGCGCAGGTCACCCGGCTCCGGGCCGCCGGCGGGGCCGAAACCCGGTGGGACTACACGGATGAGGAGCCGCTGCATGACGCCCGGGGCTGGACCCTGGAACGGGGGCAGGCCCATCCGAGCCAGCTGACCGACCAGCCTCCGGTGCTTGATGCCGAGGCGGTGGCGCTGGCCTACGGACGCGACGAGCTTGAACTTGACGGCGAAGACGAGTCCGGCTCGCTCCTGATGAACATGGTCCTCGGCAACGGGGCACGGCTCTACGTGGACCACGCCCATCCGGAGTACTCGAGCCCGGAGGTGACCAACCCGGCCGCCGCCGTGGCCTGGGATGCCGCAGGGGACCTCGTGGCGCTGTCCGCCGTCCGGAGGCTGGCCGCCGACACCGAACTCCCCGCCGTCAACCTCTACAAGAACAACACCGACAACAAGTCGGTGTCCTACGGCAGCCACGAAAACTACCTCATGCCCCGCTCGGTCCCTTTCGGCGACATCGTGCGCGGGCTGACCCCGTTCTTCGTGACCCGCCAGATCATCTGCGGCTCGGGGCGGGTGGGAATCGGCCAGGACAGCTCCCGCCCGGGCTACCAGATCAGCCAACGGGCGGACTTCTTCGAGGCGGAAGTGGGCCTTGAGACCACCATCCGCCGCCCCATCATCAACACCCGCGACGAACCGCACGCCACCGCGGACAAGTACCGCCGCCTGCATGTGATCATCGGCGACGCGAACCTCAGCCAGGTGTCCAACTACCTCAAGTTCGGCACCACGGCGATGGTGCTCAGCCTGATCGAGGCCGGCCTGGCTCCGAAGATTGAAGTCCACGAGCCGGTGGCCGCCCTGCAGGCCGTCAGCCACGACACCTCGCTGACCGCAAAGATCCGGCTGCTGGACGGCCGCCGCGTGACGGCCCTGGACCTCCAGTGGATGTATCACGAGGCTGCCGCCAAGCTCGCGCAGGACACCGGCGTTGCCGATGCCGTGGACGGCGACGGCCACACCCACGCCGTGCTGGACCGTTGGGCCGCCACACTCACGCAGCTGGACAGCGACCGCGCCGCAGCAGCCACGTCCGTGGAATGGCTGGCCAAGCTCTCCATCCTGGAGGGGTACCGTCAGCGCGACGGCCTCGACTGGGACGACGCCCGCCTGGGCCTGGTCGATCTGCAGTGGGCGGACATCCGGCCCGAAAAGGGTCTGTACTACCGGCTGCTGGCAAGGGGCCGCATGCAGCGGATAGTGAACGACGCCGACATCGCCGCCGCGGTGACGGAACCGCCGTCGGACACGCGGGCTTACTTCCGCGGACGCTGCGTCAGCAGCTTCAGCAAGGACGTGGTGGGCGCCAGCTGGGACTCGGTGATCTTCGATGTGCCGGGGTACGGCAGGCTGCAGCGCGTCCCCACGCGGGAGCCGCTGCGCGGCACGAAAGCGCTGACCGGGCCCCTGTTTGCCCGGCACCGCGAGGCCGGTCCCTTCCTTGCGGAACTGCTCGGATCAGCACCGGCTCCGCCACCGGCATAA
- a CDS encoding ubiquitin-like protein Pup produces MAGQEQQQPQPRDSEVEEEVAAPPAPAEGQASASTQGVDDLLDEIDGVLESNAEEFVRAFVQKGGQ; encoded by the coding sequence ATGGCAGGGCAGGAGCAACAGCAGCCGCAGCCACGCGACAGCGAGGTCGAGGAAGAAGTCGCCGCACCGCCGGCACCGGCCGAGGGACAGGCATCCGCATCAACGCAGGGCGTTGACGATCTCCTGGACGAGATCGACGGCGTCCTGGAATCCAATGCGGAAGAGTTCGTCCGGGCGTTCGTGCAAAAGGGCGGACAGTAG
- a CDS encoding FKBP-type peptidyl-prolyl cis-trans isomerase, translated as MRRLLAILIPGLLLLTACGGQPAAPEPTSQSAGETAKLDSLKLTDKGDKKAPGVEFTKPLDVTEPTVKVVTEGSGERVKANQVADISVLALNGKDGATLDDSFPRDPEPLELNDKLKTGSAIVYNAFVGAKVGSQLALAIPGKAAEAGAAAQPAQLLIIKVLSAKDAPKVLEKPEGETVTPPAGLPTVTEKDGIPEISVKGVAAPKKLIAQDLIKGNGPAVKATDTLTVNYVGVALASGKKFDSSFDRKETASFGLDKVIKGWTQGLTGKSVGSRVLLVIPKALAYGDAGQGDAKGDLVFVVDILGTK; from the coding sequence GTGCGCCGACTACTAGCAATTCTCATTCCCGGACTGCTTCTGCTGACCGCCTGCGGCGGCCAGCCTGCAGCCCCGGAACCGACCAGCCAGTCCGCGGGTGAGACCGCCAAGCTGGACTCCCTAAAACTGACGGATAAGGGAGACAAGAAAGCACCGGGCGTAGAGTTCACCAAGCCCCTGGACGTCACCGAACCCACCGTCAAGGTGGTCACGGAAGGCAGCGGCGAACGGGTTAAAGCCAACCAGGTCGCCGACATCTCCGTGCTTGCCCTAAACGGCAAGGACGGCGCCACGCTGGACGACAGCTTCCCCCGCGACCCCGAACCCCTCGAGCTGAACGACAAGCTCAAGACCGGCAGCGCAATCGTTTACAACGCCTTTGTCGGAGCCAAGGTGGGCTCGCAGCTGGCCCTGGCCATACCGGGCAAGGCTGCCGAAGCCGGCGCCGCGGCCCAGCCGGCCCAGCTCCTGATCATCAAGGTCCTGTCCGCCAAGGACGCGCCGAAGGTGCTCGAGAAGCCCGAGGGTGAAACCGTCACTCCGCCGGCCGGACTGCCGACCGTGACCGAGAAGGACGGCATCCCGGAAATCTCCGTCAAGGGCGTCGCTGCCCCGAAGAAACTCATCGCCCAGGACCTGATCAAGGGCAACGGTCCCGCGGTCAAGGCCACGGACACCCTGACCGTCAACTACGTGGGCGTGGCCCTGGCCAGCGGCAAGAAGTTTGATTCAAGCTTTGACCGCAAGGAGACGGCCTCGTTCGGACTGGACAAGGTCATCAAGGGCTGGACCCAGGGCCTGACCGGTAAGTCGGTAGGCTCCCGCGTGCTGCTCGTCATCCCCAAGGCCCTCGCCTACGGCGACGCCGGCCAGGGGGATGC
- the prcB gene encoding proteasome subunit beta — protein sequence MQETTANKVAANATSSFTEHLQRDRPELLPYNRPFEFGPSASQPLQVPHATTIVAMTYAGGVVMAGDRRATMGNIIASRHIEKVFPADQYSVLGIAGTAGIAIDLTRLFQVELEHYEKIEGTLLSLDGKANRLGAMIRGNLPMALQGLAVVPLFAGFDTAAGVGRLFSYDVTGGRYEEQEHHAVGSGSMFARGALKKLWRPNLMEDEAVSVAVESLYDAADDDSATGGPDPVRQLWPVVYTVNRAGARRVAERELAAVAGTIIESRAAARREA from the coding sequence GTGCAGGAGACAACAGCCAACAAGGTAGCCGCCAACGCGACGTCGTCGTTCACTGAGCATCTCCAACGCGACCGTCCGGAACTGCTTCCCTATAACCGTCCCTTCGAGTTCGGCCCGTCGGCAAGTCAGCCGCTGCAGGTGCCTCACGCCACCACGATCGTCGCCATGACGTATGCGGGCGGCGTCGTCATGGCGGGTGACCGCCGGGCCACGATGGGCAACATCATCGCCAGCCGCCACATTGAGAAGGTCTTTCCCGCAGACCAGTACTCGGTGCTCGGCATCGCCGGGACGGCCGGCATCGCCATCGACCTGACGCGGCTTTTCCAGGTTGAGCTGGAGCATTACGAAAAGATCGAGGGAACGCTGCTGAGCCTGGACGGCAAAGCCAACAGGCTCGGCGCGATGATCCGCGGAAATCTGCCCATGGCACTGCAGGGTCTCGCCGTGGTGCCGCTGTTCGCCGGCTTCGACACCGCCGCCGGGGTGGGCCGGCTGTTCTCCTACGACGTGACCGGCGGCCGGTACGAGGAGCAGGAGCACCACGCCGTCGGCTCCGGCTCGATGTTCGCCCGCGGAGCCCTGAAGAAGCTCTGGCGCCCCAACCTGATGGAGGACGAAGCCGTCTCGGTCGCCGTCGAGTCCCTCTACGATGCGGCCGACGACGACTCGGCCACCGGCGGCCCGGACCCTGTCCGCCAGCTGTGGCCCGTCGTCTACACCGTCAACCGTGCCGGCGCGAGGCGCGTCGCCGAACGCGAACTCGCCGCCGTCGCCGGGACCATCATCGAGTCCAGGGCAGCTGCCCGGCGGGAGGCCTGA